Genomic DNA from uncultured Acetobacterium sp.:
CCATCGCCGGCATTGATAATGGGCATTTCGTTGGCAAATTTTGAAACCAGTCGGGCTGTTCCTTCCCGGGGATGCCGGATTACCGCAATGTCGGAATAACATTCGATGGTCCGGATGGTATCCCCCAGGCTTTCACCTTTGGAAACTGATGAGTTATTGGGATCATCAAATCCGATGATTTCTCCGCCAAGTCGAAGCATGGCTGCTTCAAAACTGAACCGTGTCCGTGTGGAAGGCTCATAAAAAAGGCTGGCTAATAATTTTCCCTTGCAAACCAAAGAATAACCCTCGGGGTCTGCAATAATATTATCAGCCAGCTGCATAATCGATTCAATTTCGTCCAGTTGAAAGTCTCCAGGCTCGATTAAATGTCTTCCTTTTAACATAATGTTCCTCCTATCTTAAACACAATTATGGGCAAAAAACTAGCCGCTTTATAAAAATAGCGGCATACTTTCTAACAGGCAATTTTCCTCATTAAATGTATCGTTCCTTTTGCACCTTGATGCCTCGCTTACAAAAAGCCTGCATACTTAATTACAATAATCATAATTTAATTAGCCTGAATTGTCAATGCTCTTTGCTTAAAAGAAACCGTTATCTTAAGATATTATTTCATTTTCGGGGGTAAGTAATTGATATGTAACTGTGGGTACCCAGATTAGCACCATTTGAATTTTTGTTCATTGAATTTATCTGGAATTTCAACCCCGAAAATGGTATGATATTAAGAAAAAGGGAGGGATTTTATATGTATTTCGTAACTTATCAATACAACGCATTTAGTGAAGGCGGCATTCTGACAGCAGATGAAACAAAGGTTTTGCCGATTACCACCATCGGAAAGCTGATGGGTCTCAAATTCCCCGAGCGTCTCATCGACTTTATTCCACTGGCTACTGATGAACTGCTGGCAGACATGAAAAAAGTCATGGATGAGCACTCTAATCTCGGCATTAATCTGAGCCTGGTTAAACTGCTGGCACCCATACCCAAGCCCCCAAGAAATATCTTCTGTCTGGGTAAAAACTATGCTGACCACGCCAAAGAGATTAAAAATATCCCGACCATGGGAGACGTACCGGAAAACCCCATTTATTTTTCCAAACTTCCTACCTCGGTTACCGGACCGGACACTGTCATTCTATCCCATGCCAAAGCCACCAAACAAATCGATTACGAAGTTGAGTTGGCGATTGTTATTGGCAAAAAAGGTTCTGATATCTCAAAAGAAGACGCGGAAGATTACATTTTCGGATACACCATTGCCAACGACATCACTGCCCGGGATCTCCAGAAAAAGCATTCCCAATGGTACAAAGGCAAATCGCTGGACACTTTCTGTCCGCTGGGTCCGAGAATCCTCCATAAAAATGATTTAAGAATCCCCTTTAACCTGGATATTACCTGTCGCGTCAACGGTGAAGTCCGGCAGCACTCCAATACTGGTCGGATGATCTTTGACATTCCTTCTATCATCAGCGACCTGTCCCAGGGTATGACGCTGCTGCCAGGAGATATCATTCTGACAGGAACCCCAGCAGGTGTCGGCTTTGCGCTTGATCCGCCGCAGTTTTTACAACATGGTGACGTAATTGAAGCCGCCATTGAAAAAATCGGTATCCTAAAAAACACAATTGAATAACACAATCGAGTAAAACCAAAGCAAAGCCAGCAACGCCCTAATGTTAGTATCTTTAGGACATTGCTGGCTTATTAATTAGAAAACAAACTTATACCGGCAGGCGTTTTAGACTGAATACCCCTACTGATGCTATAAACAACAGTAAAATAAACATCGCAAAACCACCGCTAATCAAAGTGATACTACTTTGTCCATTGACAATAGCAAGTCCGTCAAAAGTATTATATAAAGAAAACTTTCCTAAAAAGGCCGTCTTCTCAGAAAGCTTGCTGAGTGTATTGAGCAAGAAAAAAACAATCGGGAGCAAAGCTCCAAAGAACAGTGCGGGTTTGGTACTGTTAAACAGACAGGAAAAGAAAAAACAGAACATCCCAATCGTCATAGTCATCAGACACGCACCGATATTTAATTTTAAAAATACTTTTTCATCCAGCATTCCCGGGAAAAAATGTTGACTCATCCCATACCCTACCAGAAAAAGCACCGTAAACAGAACGGCAATGGAAGCCAGCAGATAAATTCCCTGGGTGACAATGATTTTAATCCGACTATTGGGGGTACTCAATAAGCTGATAAAGGATCCTTCGTAAACCCATTTTGCCACCAGTCGATTGGCCAGAATAATGCAGTAAACCATCGGGAAAAGATAAATCAGAAACCCATAAAACATACTGGCAATAAATCCAGTGAGGCCACTGTCAATTGTGCCAAAGCCCATAGCGTTTACCAGGGTTACCGGCAGAATTGACAACATATCCACCAATGCGCCAATCCCGTTCGGGTCATACATATAGATAATAACAGCCAGATAAATGGACATCAATGCCACAAAAAGAAGAAGCAGAAAGGTATTGTTTTTCATGTTTTTCAGAAACAAAGGAATACTCATGCTTTTTTTACCTCCATGGCTTTTTCCGCACTATCCGCATTTTCTTGCGGTTTCAGGTCTTTCTCTCTGACTACTTTTATTTTTTCGTCTTTATTTTGCACAGCTTTTTTAATCTCTTTATGTTTAATTTCTTTGTGATAATGCTGTTGGAAGATTTCTTCCAACGATTGGGTTTTTGAATTAAACACCAACACCTTTTCATGAGATAAAACCTTTAAGAGCACGTCAATCCGGTCTCCCTGTGAAAAGATTTCGAAGTCACTTTGTGAAAACTGGTGATAACCGAAACCATATTTTTTAATTTGTTCCAGATTGGGCGGTGCTGCAAATTTAACCAGATAAGCTTTGGTTTCTTGAGCTCGCAGACTGACGATATCGGTATCTTCAACCAGATGTCCTTCTTTAAGGACTCCGACCCGGTCGCAGGTTCGTTCCACTTCTTCAAATTTGTGCGTCGCTAACAACACTGTTTTTCCCCGTCTTTTTTCTTCCAGAATGAGATCCAGAAGCCGGGACTGCATCAGCGGATCCAGTCCGCTGGTGGGTTCATCCAGCACCAGAATTTGGGGATCATGCATCAAGGCCGTCACAATGGCAAGCCTCTTTTTCATACCATTTGACATATTTTCGATTTTGCCCCGGGTATCCACTTCAAAGCGCTCGATTAACTCGTCTCTGACTTTTGTATCTTTTGCTCCGAAGGACCCGCGCATTTGTCTGATAAAATTGAGATACTCTTTCACCCGCATGTTTTCAAAGAGGGCCACATCCTCAGGGACATAACCCAGATGCTTTTGGATCGCCGATGCTCTGCTAAAACAGTTTAGTCCGTCGATGGTGGCGCTCCCCCGACCAGCCCGGATAAACCCCATAAGCATCCGAATGGTTGTCGTTTTTCCAGCATCATTTGGTCCGACATAACCAAACACCTCACCTTTGCCAACCTTTAAATTCAAGTCAAAAATCCCCTTAGTACTTGAATATTTAAGGGTGACATCCTTTATTTCAATCATTCTTTATCTCCTTACAACAAATTAGCGTTATTTGATGGGATCTCCAGCTTTATCCATTCGCTGATTCAACGCATTGGCAATGCGACCGAAGTCGGATCCAGTGAGGGTCTCCCCTCGGATACCAGGTGGTATTTCACAGGCTTCCAAAACCGCGAGTAGTACTTCTTTATCAAATGGGGTATTCATCATCAGCCCATTGATCAGGGTTTTTCGTCGGTTCAGAAAACTAGCTTTGACAACCGATAAAAACAATTCTTTATTTTCAAGTTCGATTCTTGGTGTGGCCAGTTTTTTCAACGTCACCACGATGGAATCTACCTTTGGTTTAGGGATAAACACATGCGCAGGCACCTCAAAATCGATGGAAATGTCAGCATAAAATTGAGCGACGATACTCAGAGATCCATAGGCTTTTGTCCCGGGAACCCCGCACAAACGCTCCCCCACCTCTTTTTGTATTAAAAAGGTCATGCTTTCAACTGGCAGATCGGATTCCAAAAAACCCATAATGATGGGGGTTGTTATATAATAAGGTAAATTTGCCACAATTTTAAGTGGCATGTTTGATAGATCATCTGCTAATATTTCTTTAACATTCGTTTTTAAAATATCGCCCTGAATAACTGTGACATTATCGCATTCTTTCAGTGTTTCATGCAGAACCGGGATGAGTTTTTTATCAATTTCAACGGTGATCACCTTTC
This window encodes:
- a CDS encoding fumarylacetoacetate hydrolase family protein, with the translated sequence MYFVTYQYNAFSEGGILTADETKVLPITTIGKLMGLKFPERLIDFIPLATDELLADMKKVMDEHSNLGINLSLVKLLAPIPKPPRNIFCLGKNYADHAKEIKNIPTMGDVPENPIYFSKLPTSVTGPDTVILSHAKATKQIDYEVELAIVIGKKGSDISKEDAEDYIFGYTIANDITARDLQKKHSQWYKGKSLDTFCPLGPRILHKNDLRIPFNLDITCRVNGEVRQHSNTGRMIFDIPSIISDLSQGMTLLPGDIILTGTPAGVGFALDPPQFLQHGDVIEAAIEKIGILKNTIE
- a CDS encoding ABC transporter ATP-binding protein, yielding MIEIKDVTLKYSSTKGIFDLNLKVGKGEVFGYVGPNDAGKTTTIRMLMGFIRAGRGSATIDGLNCFSRASAIQKHLGYVPEDVALFENMRVKEYLNFIRQMRGSFGAKDTKVRDELIERFEVDTRGKIENMSNGMKKRLAIVTALMHDPQILVLDEPTSGLDPLMQSRLLDLILEEKRRGKTVLLATHKFEEVERTCDRVGVLKEGHLVEDTDIVSLRAQETKAYLVKFAAPPNLEQIKKYGFGYHQFSQSDFEIFSQGDRIDVLLKVLSHEKVLVFNSKTQSLEEIFQQHYHKEIKHKEIKKAVQNKDEKIKVVREKDLKPQENADSAEKAMEVKKA
- the rsmA gene encoding 16S rRNA (adenine(1518)-N(6)/adenine(1519)-N(6))-dimethyltransferase RsmA: MEKLTSPRVIETILKKYDLHFNKRFGQNFLIDENIVQKIVKAGDVGEGDLVLEIGPGIGTMTQALSDHAGKVITVEIDKKLIPVLHETLKECDNVTVIQGDILKTNVKEILADDLSNMPLKIVANLPYYITTPIIMGFLESDLPVESMTFLIQKEVGERLCGVPGTKAYGSLSIVAQFYADISIDFEVPAHVFIPKPKVDSIVVTLKKLATPRIELENKELFLSVVKASFLNRRKTLINGLMMNTPFDKEVLLAVLEACEIPPGIRGETLTGSDFGRIANALNQRMDKAGDPIK